The following proteins come from a genomic window of Miscanthus floridulus cultivar M001 chromosome 2, ASM1932011v1, whole genome shotgun sequence:
- the LOC136540839 gene encoding mitochondrial succinate-fumarate transporter 1-like isoform X2: protein MTASSPQPPPPAAAAASPGAASPSEERRAGGGGRPPVPPYVKAAAGSLGGVMEACCLQPIDVVKTRLQLDRTGAYRGIAHCGATVARAEGVRALWKGLTPFATHLTLKYALRLGSNAVLQSAFKDPTTGKVSAHGRLASGFGAGVIEALLIVTPFECHLEMESPQAKRALCAFPYSLRW from the exons atgaccgcctcctcgcctcagccgccgccgccggcggccgcaGCAGCGTCGCCCGGGGCGGCTTCCCCGTCCGAGGAGCGCCGCGCAGGCGGAGGCGGCCGGCCCCCGGTCCCGCCCTACGTCAAGGCGGCAGCGGGGTCCCTGGGCGGCGTCATGGAGGCGTGCTGCCTGCAGCCCATCGACGTCGTCAAGACGCGGCTGCAACTCGACCGCACGGGGGCCTACAGGGGCATCGCGCACTGCGGCGCCACCGTGGCCCGCGCCGAGGGCGTGCGCGCGCTCTGGAAGGGGCTCACGCCCTTCGCCACGCACCTCACCCTCAAGTACGCGCTGCGCCTCGGCTCCAACGCCGTGCTGCAGTCCGCGTTCAAGGACCCCACCACGGGCAAGGTCTCCGCGCACGGCCGCCTCGCCTCCGGCTTCGGCGCTGGCGTCATCGAGGCGCTCCTCATCGTCACCCCCTTCGAG TGCCATCTGGAAATGGAATCACCCCAAGCCAAACGAGCATTGTGTGCATTTCCATATTCTTTGAG GTGGTAA
- the LOC136540839 gene encoding mitochondrial succinate-fumarate transporter 1-like isoform X1: protein MTASSPQPPPPAAAAASPGAASPSEERRAGGGGRPPVPPYVKAAAGSLGGVMEACCLQPIDVVKTRLQLDRTGAYRGIAHCGATVARAEGVRALWKGLTPFATHLTLKYALRLGSNAVLQSAFKDPTTGKVSAHGRLASGFGAGVIEALLIVTPFEVVKIRLQQQKGLSPDLLRYKGPIHCARTIVREEGIFGLWSGALPTVMRNGTNQAAMFSAKNTFDIVLWKKHEGDGKVLLPWQSMISGFLAGTAGPVCTGPFDVVKTRLMAQGRTGDIKYKGMVHAIRTIYTEEGLRALWKGLLPRLMRIPPGQAIMWAVADQVMGLYERTYLQPVQI, encoded by the exons atgaccgcctcctcgcctcagccgccgccgccggcggccgcaGCAGCGTCGCCCGGGGCGGCTTCCCCGTCCGAGGAGCGCCGCGCAGGCGGAGGCGGCCGGCCCCCGGTCCCGCCCTACGTCAAGGCGGCAGCGGGGTCCCTGGGCGGCGTCATGGAGGCGTGCTGCCTGCAGCCCATCGACGTCGTCAAGACGCGGCTGCAACTCGACCGCACGGGGGCCTACAGGGGCATCGCGCACTGCGGCGCCACCGTGGCCCGCGCCGAGGGCGTGCGCGCGCTCTGGAAGGGGCTCACGCCCTTCGCCACGCACCTCACCCTCAAGTACGCGCTGCGCCTCGGCTCCAACGCCGTGCTGCAGTCCGCGTTCAAGGACCCCACCACGGGCAAGGTCTCCGCGCACGGCCGCCTCGCCTCCGGCTTCGGCGCTGGCGTCATCGAGGCGCTCCTCATCGTCACCCCCTTCGAG GTGGTAAAGATTAGATTGCAACAACAAAAAGGGCTAAGCCCAGACTTGCTTAGATATAAAGGTCCCATACACTGCGCAAGAACTATAGTTCGAGAGGAAGGCATATTTGGTCTTTGGTCTGGAGCATTACCAACTGTCATGCGCAATGGTACAAATCAAGCGGCAATGTTCTCAGCCAAGAACACATTCGATATTGTTCTATGGAAGAAGCATGAAGGGGACGGGAAGGTGCTCCTGCCATGGCAGTCCATGATCTCTGGGTTCCTTGCAGGAACCGCAGGCCCTGTCTGCACAGGACCCTTCGATGTTGTGAAAACTAGGTTGATGGCTCAAGGGCGAACTGGTGACATCAAGTACAAAGGCATGGTCCATGCCATACGAACAATATATACCGAAGAGGGGTTGCGAGCCCTGTGGAAAGGCTTGCTTCCCCGGCTCATGAGGATTCCACCTGGACAGGCTATAATGTGGGCAGTGGCTGATCAGGTGATGGGCCTCTATGAGCGAACTTATCTGCAGCCAGTTCAAATTTGA